In Chryseobacterium turcicum, a single window of DNA contains:
- the tnpA gene encoding IS200/IS605 family transposase, producing the protein MPNTYTQIYIQLVFATKGRDNKIIDSVRDEIEKYICGIFKNKGQKVLAIYANPDHIHIFFSYKNLQITISDLVKIVKTESTNFINEKKLCLNHFAWQQGYGAFSYAKSQKEQVVNYILNQELHHKKKTFKDEYIEFLNAFEIEFQEQYLFEFYD; encoded by the coding sequence ATGCCAAATACGTATACACAAATTTACATTCAGCTTGTTTTTGCTACAAAAGGGAGAGACAATAAAATCATAGATTCAGTTCGTGACGAAATTGAAAAATATATTTGTGGAATTTTTAAAAATAAAGGGCAAAAAGTTTTGGCTATTTATGCTAATCCGGACCATATTCATATTTTTTTTAGTTATAAAAATTTACAAATCACTATCTCAGATTTGGTGAAAATAGTCAAAACAGAATCTACAAATTTTATTAATGAAAAAAAACTGTGTTTAAATCACTTTGCATGGCAACAAGGGTATGGAGCATTTTCTTATGCAAAAAGCCAGAAAGAGCAAGTTGTAAATTATATTTTAAATCAAGAATTGCATCATAAGAAAAAAACTTTTAAAGATGAATATATAGAATTTTTAAATGCTTTTGAAATTGAATTTCAGGAACAATATTTGTTTGAATTTTATGATTAG
- a CDS encoding winged helix-turn-helix domain-containing protein, whose amino-acid sequence MINISQLNKEFESRVRLGIMSVLMVNDWVDFSEMKNLLEITDGNMASHSNALEKSNYIEVKKEFVGKKPKTSYRVTQLGRTAFTEHLNALEKLIGR is encoded by the coding sequence GTGATTAACATCAGTCAACTCAATAAAGAATTCGAAAGCCGTGTAAGATTGGGCATTATGTCCGTTCTTATGGTTAACGATTGGGTTGATTTTTCTGAAATGAAAAACCTTCTTGAAATTACCGACGGAAATATGGCAAGTCACAGCAATGCGCTTGAAAAATCAAATTATATTGAAGTTAAAAAAGAATTTGTAGGCAAAAAGCCTAAAACTTCATACCGAGTAACGCAGTTGGGAAGAACTGCTTTTACAGAACATTTAAATGCATTAGAAAAATTAATAGGCAGATAA
- a CDS encoding DUF4241 domain-containing protein — translation MNDSWMKKWEEVKDILTCPTDLETYFTSNEIAGQQLETMEIGNVSLPSGKVVVRDPLVALDANQSPYFVQAPKGNFPVTIAVVKSEDWGDRYAVVKVEFTKEKPIVYREALVGIEELEDVTKDDFFGFGVDAGLGCITDADVLPFVDKFTDESDVDNLYDDYFAEIFAQSYKDNPDNQRDAGDWINWKVPNTEYQIPMFASGFGDGEYPVYFAYDANGEICGLYIQFIDIELALSEEGDEDDVE, via the coding sequence ATGAACGATAGCTGGATGAAAAAATGGGAAGAAGTAAAAGATATTCTTACTTGCCCTACCGATTTGGAAACCTATTTTACTTCAAATGAAATTGCGGGTCAACAATTGGAAACTATGGAAATCGGAAACGTTTCTCTTCCTTCCGGAAAAGTAGTCGTGAGAGACCCATTGGTTGCTTTGGATGCGAATCAATCGCCTTATTTTGTTCAGGCTCCGAAAGGAAATTTCCCCGTTACAATTGCAGTGGTGAAATCAGAAGATTGGGGCGACAGGTATGCTGTAGTAAAAGTAGAATTTACCAAAGAAAAACCGATTGTTTACAGAGAAGCTTTAGTCGGAATTGAAGAATTGGAAGATGTAACTAAAGATGATTTTTTCGGTTTTGGAGTAGATGCAGGGTTAGGATGTATCACCGATGCAGATGTGCTTCCGTTTGTGGATAAATTTACAGATGAATCTGATGTCGATAATCTTTACGATGATTATTTTGCTGAAATTTTTGCGCAGAGCTACAAAGATAATCCCGACAATCAAAGGGATGCCGGAGATTGGATTAATTGGAAAGTTCCGAATACAGAATACCAGATTCCTATGTTTGCAAGTGGTTTTGGCGATGGTGAATATCCTGTGTATTTCGCTTATGATGCAAATGGAGAAATTTGTGGCTTATACATTCAGTTTATAGATATTGAATTGGCTTTAAGTGAAGAAGGAGACGAGGATGACGTAGAATAA
- a CDS encoding methyltransferase domain-containing protein, which translates to MPWNPEVYNQFKNIRYQPFFDLMQLISSDGLKKAIDIGCGTGEQTHILSEKFTDAEFLGIDASDEMLQKSLEFQNKNLSFQQKAIEELYNSEEKWDLIFSNAALQWSDNHEKLFPKLLSLLSENGQFAVQMPVQSENILNQILFQLASEEPYKTQLQDWNRVSPVLNLDDYTKMMFDSGLKDLQISIKVYPIIAEDAEKLFQFISGSALIPYLERLSEANKETFINEYKNRIAEKFNTFPAMYAFKRVLLYGRK; encoded by the coding sequence ATGCCCTGGAATCCCGAAGTTTACAACCAATTTAAAAATATCCGTTATCAGCCTTTTTTTGATTTAATGCAGCTTATTTCATCAGACGGTTTAAAAAAAGCAATCGATATTGGTTGCGGAACGGGTGAACAGACGCATATTCTTTCAGAAAAGTTTACTGATGCCGAATTTTTAGGAATTGACGCTTCTGATGAAATGCTTCAGAAATCTTTAGAATTTCAAAATAAAAATTTAAGTTTTCAGCAAAAAGCAATTGAAGAATTGTATAATTCCGAAGAAAAATGGGATTTAATTTTTAGCAATGCCGCTTTGCAATGGTCGGACAATCATGAAAAATTGTTTCCAAAATTGCTTTCTCTATTAAGTGAAAACGGACAGTTTGCGGTTCAAATGCCTGTACAATCTGAAAATATACTCAATCAAATTCTGTTTCAGCTCGCTTCGGAAGAACCTTATAAAACACAGCTTCAAGATTGGAACAGAGTTTCTCCGGTTTTAAATTTGGATGATTATACTAAAATGATGTTTGATAGTGGTTTAAAAGACTTACAGATTTCTATTAAAGTCTATCCGATTATCGCTGAAGATGCCGAAAAACTGTTTCAGTTTATTTCAGGTTCGGCTCTTATTCCGTATTTGGAACGATTGAGTGAAGCGAACAAAGAGACTTTTATTAATGAGTATAAAAATAGAATTGCTGAGAAATTTAATACTTTTCCTGCGATGTATGCATTCAAAAGAGTGTTGCTATACGGACGAAAATAG
- a CDS encoding SMUG2 DNA glycosylase family protein has translation MDKSFAHQIIEFNRNLQYSGKLPDDFQVINPYLDNPETMVVMKKFYHKYYNDSNQRKFLIGINPSRHGAGVTGVPFTDTKRLESICGIKMESAHTHEISSVFIYDMIEAYGGADEFYRDIYINSPFPLAIVRKSKGNWINANYYDDKELFNDVKDFMIDSLKKHLSLNLDTSEVFILGTKNADFISKLNKEAHLFEKMTVLEHPRYIQQYKSKEKDLYIDKYILALKNNKI, from the coding sequence ATGGATAAAAGTTTTGCCCATCAAATCATAGAATTTAATCGGAATTTACAATATTCCGGGAAGTTGCCGGACGATTTTCAGGTTATCAATCCATATTTAGATAATCCTGAAACGATGGTTGTTATGAAAAAGTTTTATCATAAATATTACAACGATTCAAACCAAAGAAAATTTTTAATCGGAATTAATCCAAGCCGGCATGGAGCAGGAGTTACTGGAGTTCCATTCACCGACACAAAACGTTTGGAAAGTATTTGCGGAATTAAAATGGAGTCGGCTCATACCCATGAGATTTCTTCAGTGTTTATATATGACATGATTGAAGCTTACGGCGGAGCAGATGAGTTTTACAGAGATATATACATTAATTCACCTTTTCCTTTGGCGATTGTCAGGAAATCGAAAGGAAACTGGATTAACGCCAATTATTATGATGATAAAGAACTTTTTAATGATGTAAAAGATTTTATGATTGATTCTTTGAAAAAACATCTCAGCTTAAATCTTGATACTTCTGAAGTCTTTATTTTAGGAACGAAAAATGCAGATTTCATCTCAAAATTAAATAAAGAAGCTCATTTGTTTGAAAAAATGACCGTTTTAGAACATCCAAGATATATTCAACAATATAAATCCAAAGAAAAAGATTTGTATATTGATAAGTATATTTTAGCATTAAAGAACAATAAAATTTAA
- a CDS encoding metallophosphoesterase → MTRKKFLKRLLQLSAVGALPFLYSWQIEPFWVEFVQRKLPIKNLPQELEGKTLMQISDLHVGNRFDWNFLIESFQKAQDFNPDFVVYTGDYVNHGTPEDHKNLEKVMQNAIYGRLGTFGIMGNHDYGKNWKDLGSSEEICRILENNGLTMLKNQQTESHGLNIIGFDDLWSPNFDPMKVMKDYNPEKANLVLCHNPDVCDKDVWNGYQGWILSGHTHGGQCRIPGVITPILPVENRKYVSGEIDLEDGRMLYINRALGHSYQVRFMVRPEITVFTLTEA, encoded by the coding sequence ATGACTAGGAAAAAATTTCTAAAAAGATTGTTGCAGCTTTCTGCTGTTGGAGCCTTACCTTTTTTGTATTCATGGCAGATTGAGCCATTTTGGGTTGAATTTGTACAGCGAAAACTACCCATCAAAAATTTGCCTCAAGAATTAGAAGGTAAAACGTTGATGCAGATTTCAGATTTACATGTGGGAAACAGATTCGACTGGAATTTTCTCATAGAATCTTTCCAAAAAGCGCAAGATTTCAATCCTGATTTTGTGGTTTACACAGGCGATTACGTTAATCATGGAACTCCTGAAGACCACAAAAATTTAGAAAAAGTAATGCAAAATGCCATTTATGGAAGATTAGGAACTTTCGGAATTATGGGAAATCACGACTATGGAAAAAACTGGAAAGACCTGGGTTCATCAGAAGAAATCTGTCGCATTCTGGAAAATAATGGATTGACAATGCTTAAAAACCAACAAACAGAATCTCATGGTTTAAATATTATTGGTTTTGATGATTTGTGGTCGCCCAATTTTGACCCGATGAAAGTGATGAAAGATTACAATCCCGAAAAAGCCAATCTTGTACTTTGTCATAATCCTGATGTTTGCGATAAAGACGTATGGAACGGCTATCAAGGCTGGATTTTGAGCGGGCATACCCATGGCGGACAATGTAGAATCCCAGGTGTGATTACCCCAATTCTTCCCGTAGAAAACAGAAAATATGTTTCAGGAGAGATTGATTTGGAAGATGGAAGAATGTTGTACATCAACCGTGCTTTGGGACATTCTTATCAGGTGCGTTTTATGGTGCGTCCGGAAATTACTGTTTTTACTTTAACTGAGGCTTAA
- the paaZ gene encoding phenylacetic acid degradation bifunctional protein PaaZ translates to MEKLKNYIHGEWIEGTGNGIPLYNAVTGEQVAVSDTEGLNFEQALDYGRTVGYKNLSSMTFYDRGEMLKKVALYLLERKKKYYELSYKTGATHADSWVDIEGGFGTFFTYSGLAKRMLPNTPFWVDGETQKISANGTFLGAHILTPSEGVSVQINAYNFPVWGMLEKLSTSLLAGVPSIVKPSPFGSYLTNAVFQDMIESGVLPEGALQLVCGEPGNILDYVQDGDSVLFTGSANTGRKLKSLPSISGNSVRFNMEADSLNCSILGLDAKPGTPEFDLFIKEVRTEMTTKAGQKCTAIRRIIVPENLIGDVQNALSKALDQTKIGNPLSRETRMGSLVGKQQYDEVLRKVDILKTENELIYDGKHELVDANYENGAFMSPKLFLNDSPFTKNISHDVEAFGPVSTLMPYKDAEEAAALAKRGKGSLVGSIVSRDEKFVAETSWKMASQHGRIFVLNRDNAKESTGHGSPLPTLMHGGPGRAGGGEEMGGLNGLHFFLQKTAIQGSPDILTAITKVYQQGAEKKFADKHPFQKYFEDVEVGDSLETAGRTVTDADIVNFSNVSWDHFYAHTDATSLSGTIFDKTVAHGYFILSAAAGLFVSGKKGPVIANYGLENCSFFKPVYAGDTITVYLTAKEKINRGVKGRNIPSGVVKWLVEVVNQRDEIVCVATILTLVAKHSPFIDLKNVQKIVKGLTETTPSIWGKMSPQQMIEHLEHGILVSLGEPEADKCFTPEEQLEKWQDSLYSHRKMPKDFSAPFLVEDGTLLELKHKNLDAAKQSFLDNLKRFSIYYKENPQAEHMNFVFGKLNKEMWELMHKKHFTHHFEQFGLI, encoded by the coding sequence ATGGAAAAATTAAAAAACTATATCCACGGCGAATGGATTGAAGGTACTGGAAACGGAATTCCTTTATACAATGCCGTGACGGGAGAGCAAGTTGCTGTTTCTGATACTGAAGGTCTGAATTTTGAACAGGCTTTGGATTACGGGAGAACAGTCGGTTACAAAAATCTTTCATCGATGACGTTCTATGACCGTGGAGAGATGTTGAAAAAAGTAGCGCTTTACCTTTTAGAAAGAAAGAAAAAATATTACGAATTATCATATAAAACCGGAGCTACGCACGCAGATTCTTGGGTAGATATTGAAGGAGGTTTTGGTACTTTCTTCACGTATTCTGGTTTAGCAAAAAGAATGCTTCCGAACACTCCGTTTTGGGTAGATGGAGAAACTCAGAAAATTTCGGCGAACGGAACGTTTTTAGGAGCTCATATTTTAACGCCGAGTGAAGGTGTTTCAGTACAAATTAATGCGTACAACTTTCCGGTTTGGGGAATGTTAGAAAAGTTATCCACATCTTTATTGGCAGGTGTTCCGTCAATTGTGAAGCCTTCTCCGTTTGGTTCTTATTTAACGAATGCGGTTTTCCAGGATATGATTGAAAGTGGAGTTCTTCCGGAAGGAGCGCTTCAATTGGTTTGTGGAGAACCCGGAAATATTTTAGATTATGTTCAGGATGGAGATTCTGTATTATTTACGGGTTCTGCAAATACGGGTAGAAAATTAAAATCTTTGCCTTCAATTTCAGGAAATTCTGTTCGTTTCAATATGGAAGCAGATTCTTTAAACTGTTCGATTCTTGGATTGGATGCAAAACCGGGAACTCCGGAATTTGATTTATTCATCAAAGAAGTTCGTACAGAAATGACTACAAAAGCGGGACAAAAATGTACGGCAATCAGAAGAATTATTGTTCCTGAAAACTTAATCGGAGATGTTCAAAATGCTTTGTCTAAAGCTTTAGACCAGACAAAAATAGGAAATCCGTTAAGTAGAGAAACAAGAATGGGTTCTTTGGTTGGAAAACAGCAGTATGACGAAGTTTTAAGAAAAGTTGATATTCTAAAAACTGAGAATGAGCTTATCTATGACGGAAAACACGAATTGGTAGATGCAAACTATGAAAATGGAGCATTTATGAGTCCTAAATTATTCTTAAACGATTCTCCGTTCACTAAAAATATTTCTCACGATGTCGAAGCTTTCGGTCCCGTTTCTACGTTGATGCCTTACAAAGATGCAGAAGAAGCTGCAGCATTAGCAAAAAGAGGAAAAGGAAGTTTAGTAGGTTCAATTGTTTCTCGCGATGAGAAATTTGTTGCCGAAACTTCTTGGAAAATGGCCTCTCAACACGGTAGAATTTTTGTGTTAAACAGAGACAATGCGAAAGAAAGTACAGGTCACGGTTCGCCGCTTCCTACTTTGATGCACGGTGGTCCCGGAAGAGCAGGAGGTGGTGAAGAAATGGGTGGATTAAACGGTCTTCATTTCTTCCTTCAAAAAACAGCAATTCAAGGTTCTCCCGATATTTTGACCGCGATTACAAAAGTTTATCAGCAAGGAGCCGAGAAAAAATTTGCAGATAAGCATCCTTTCCAAAAATATTTTGAAGATGTTGAGGTTGGAGATTCTCTAGAAACAGCAGGTAGAACCGTTACCGATGCAGATATTGTAAATTTCTCTAATGTTTCTTGGGACCATTTCTATGCACATACAGACGCAACAAGCTTATCGGGAACTATTTTCGATAAAACCGTTGCTCACGGATATTTCATTCTTTCTGCAGCAGCAGGATTGTTCGTTTCTGGTAAAAAAGGACCTGTTATCGCCAACTACGGATTGGAAAACTGCTCGTTCTTCAAACCAGTTTACGCAGGAGATACGATTACAGTTTATTTAACGGCAAAAGAAAAAATCAATCGTGGAGTAAAAGGAAGAAATATTCCTTCTGGTGTTGTGAAGTGGTTGGTTGAGGTTGTAAATCAAAGAGATGAAATCGTTTGTGTAGCGACTATTTTAACATTGGTGGCAAAACATTCTCCTTTTATCGACCTTAAAAATGTTCAGAAAATTGTAAAAGGTTTGACTGAAACAACTCCATCAATTTGGGGTAAAATGTCTCCTCAACAGATGATTGAACATCTGGAACACGGAATTTTGGTAAGCTTAGGCGAGCCAGAAGCTGATAAATGTTTCACACCAGAAGAACAGTTAGAAAAATGGCAAGATTCTCTTTACAGTCACAGAAAAATGCCAAAAGATTTCTCTGCGCCTTTCCTAGTGGAAGATGGAACTTTGTTAGAATTGAAACATAAAAATCTGGATGCTGCAAAACAGTCTTTCTTAGATAATTTGAAGAGATTCTCTATTTATTATAAAGAAAATCCACAAGCTGAACATATGAATTTTGTGTTTGGAAAACTGAATAAAGAAATGTGGGAACTGATGCATAAGAAGCATTTTACGCATCATTTTGAACAGTTTGGATTGATTTAA
- a CDS encoding ubiquinone biosynthesis protein COQ4 has protein sequence MKKVRVQFLLFVYDKTQKLYRKYFKKKKRQWQFNEKQLLEFHKDSLGRTLGEFYRKHGFTMIPKMENHDVHHLLTGCGTNFEDEIAMQFLLLGNGKLNAHLLAAIILGCIILPEYYKMYTQAYKKGKSMRAFHHIDFESLLWQNFENIQDFFKQKETPVLY, from the coding sequence ATGAAAAAAGTACGCGTTCAATTCCTTCTTTTCGTCTACGACAAAACACAAAAACTCTACAGAAAATATTTCAAAAAGAAAAAAAGACAATGGCAGTTTAATGAAAAACAATTGCTGGAATTTCACAAAGATTCTTTAGGTAGAACATTGGGTGAGTTTTATAGAAAACATGGTTTTACAATGATTCCTAAAATGGAAAACCACGATGTACATCATTTGTTGACAGGTTGTGGAACTAATTTCGAAGATGAAATCGCCATGCAGTTTCTTCTTCTTGGAAACGGAAAACTCAATGCTCATCTCTTGGCAGCCATTATTTTAGGATGCATTATTCTCCCCGAATATTATAAAATGTATACACAAGCTTATAAAAAAGGGAAAAGTATGAGAGCATTTCACCACATCGATTTTGAATCTCTATTGTGGCAGAATTTTGAAAATATTCAGGATTTTTTCAAACAAAAAGAAACCCCGGTTTTATATTAA
- a CDS encoding GNAT family N-acetyltransferase, whose amino-acid sequence MTFQTIETEHLLIQKLDSETMNQIFDLNNDDEIRKILGITTEDEFTRQKKIHQKGYESYNRTMLNFQIVEKQSSVIIGNCGFHTWNPQHHRAEIGYALNIDEFKNKGFMKEALEKIIEFGFEEMKLNRIEALIDENNIPSKKLLKHFGFNWEGVMRGHYLVNGIFEDSVLYSLLQSEYKK is encoded by the coding sequence ATGACATTTCAAACGATAGAGACTGAGCATCTTCTGATTCAAAAACTAGATTCAGAAACAATGAATCAAATTTTTGATTTGAATAATGATGACGAAATCAGGAAAATACTAGGCATTACTACAGAAGACGAATTTACCCGACAGAAAAAAATTCACCAAAAAGGGTATGAATCGTACAACCGAACAATGCTGAATTTTCAAATTGTTGAAAAACAAAGCTCAGTAATTATTGGAAATTGTGGTTTTCACACCTGGAATCCTCAACATCATCGTGCAGAGATTGGTTATGCCTTGAATATTGATGAATTTAAAAATAAAGGTTTTATGAAAGAAGCTCTTGAAAAAATAATTGAGTTTGGCTTCGAAGAAATGAAACTCAACAGAATTGAAGCATTAATTGACGAAAATAATATCCCTTCAAAAAAATTACTAAAACATTTTGGGTTTAACTGGGAAGGTGTGATGCGCGGTCATTATCTAGTAAACGGAATATTTGAAGATTCAGTTTTATATTCTTTATTACAATCTGAATACAAAAAATAA
- a CDS encoding class I SAM-dependent methyltransferase translates to MDKDILRSEIFRHLDGVVTAPIVASLIKKEIIAFIIQRKSMSMSELSEEFKANEGYLNVAIRTLASQGFLDYEVDNENDLILFSANDKTQFLQKYSLLYLKVISFLRLSTDIKNQIKENSFIEEFTQLSNAVKDHFGIQFSEDSLEKEVQKQILKHIEGCIIGPVIVYLGMTGMFHKYFMETSFQAAEFHKNSENFEVVLDFLTYLGWFKKTGDNYKFTDTGIYFAKRAPSYGVTVSYLPLLNKMNDLLFGDASKIREISEGEDEIHVDRAMNVWGSGGSHSNYFKVANDFIIQIFNQPIHLQPKGVLDMGCGNGAFIQHIFETIERYTVRGKMLEEHPLFLVGADYNQAALKVTRANLINNDIWAKVIWGDIGNPKQLADDLKENYEIDLSDLLNIRTFLDHNRVWKAPENSNIKRVSTSTGAFAHRGKRLPNNLVEESLKEHLELWLPYIRKNGLLIIELHALDSKLTAENLGKTPATAYEATHGFSDQYILEVDVFKKICIETGLNIDKELFRKFPNSDLATVSINLLKS, encoded by the coding sequence ATGGACAAAGATATTTTACGCTCAGAAATATTCCGTCATCTGGATGGCGTTGTTACCGCTCCTATTGTAGCCTCCTTGATAAAAAAAGAAATCATCGCTTTTATTATCCAGCGAAAAAGTATGTCTATGAGTGAACTTTCTGAAGAATTTAAAGCCAATGAAGGTTATCTGAATGTAGCGATTCGCACTTTGGCATCACAGGGATTTTTAGATTATGAAGTCGATAACGAAAACGACCTTATTCTATTTTCAGCGAATGATAAGACTCAATTTCTACAAAAATACAGTTTGCTCTATCTTAAAGTAATTTCTTTTCTAAGACTTTCCACAGATATTAAAAATCAAATTAAAGAAAATTCTTTTATTGAAGAGTTTACCCAATTGAGCAATGCTGTAAAAGACCATTTTGGAATTCAGTTTTCTGAAGATTCTTTAGAAAAAGAGGTTCAGAAACAGATTTTAAAACATATCGAAGGTTGTATTATCGGTCCGGTTATCGTCTATCTGGGAATGACAGGAATGTTTCATAAATACTTTATGGAAACCTCATTTCAGGCAGCAGAGTTTCATAAAAATTCAGAGAATTTTGAGGTGGTTTTAGATTTCCTTACTTATTTGGGATGGTTTAAAAAGACTGGTGACAATTATAAATTTACCGATACCGGAATTTACTTTGCCAAAAGAGCTCCGTCTTATGGAGTCACGGTTTCTTATCTTCCATTGCTCAACAAAATGAATGACCTTTTATTTGGTGATGCTTCAAAAATAAGAGAAATTTCAGAAGGTGAAGATGAAATTCATGTAGACCGAGCAATGAATGTTTGGGGAAGTGGGGGCTCTCACTCCAATTATTTTAAGGTGGCTAATGATTTTATTATTCAAATTTTCAATCAACCTATTCATTTACAGCCAAAAGGTGTCTTGGATATGGGTTGTGGAAACGGCGCTTTTATTCAACACATTTTTGAAACCATAGAAAGATATACAGTTCGTGGAAAAATGCTGGAAGAACATCCTTTGTTTTTGGTAGGAGCAGATTACAACCAAGCTGCTTTGAAAGTAACACGAGCTAATCTCATCAACAATGATATTTGGGCAAAAGTAATCTGGGGAGACATTGGAAACCCAAAACAGTTGGCGGATGATTTAAAGGAAAATTACGAAATTGACCTTTCAGATTTATTGAATATCCGAACTTTTCTCGACCACAACAGAGTTTGGAAAGCTCCAGAAAATAGTAATATAAAGAGAGTAAGCACTTCAACCGGAGCATTTGCTCATCGTGGAAAAAGACTTCCGAATAACCTGGTGGAAGAAAGCTTAAAAGAACATCTCGAACTTTGGCTTCCCTACATCAGAAAAAACGGGCTCTTAATTATAGAACTTCATGCTTTAGATTCTAAACTCACTGCTGAAAATTTAGGAAAAACTCCGGCTACAGCGTATGAAGCTACCCACGGTTTTTCTGACCAATATATTTTGGAAGTAGATGTTTTTAAGAAAATTTGTATAGAAACAGGACTGAATATTGATAAAGAATTATTCAGAAAGTTTCCAAATTCTGATTTGGCTACAGTTTCAATTAATTTATTGAAGAGCTAA
- a CDS encoding enoyl-CoA hydratase/isomerase family protein, producing the protein MSDFVTSEIKNNIAEITFGTAKSNALPGAILESLAQTILDEGAKKEVKAILVKSEGEKAFCAGASFDELLAIEELEASTKFFGGFAKVLNAMRNCGKIVVVRVQGKTTGGGVGLACGADYCFATKDSALALTEINLGIGPFVIGPYVERKIGKSQFSAMAIDADFRSAEWAEQHNVYHSVSENIAEMDSKLEKFLNTLATRSEDALALIKKVSWEGTEHFNELMPARIHMSASLILEDSAKKNIEAIKERLRAK; encoded by the coding sequence ATGAGTGATTTTGTAACATCAGAAATTAAAAATAATATTGCCGAAATTACTTTCGGAACGGCAAAAAGTAATGCGCTTCCCGGAGCTATTCTTGAGAGCCTGGCTCAAACTATTTTAGATGAAGGAGCTAAAAAAGAAGTAAAAGCGATTCTTGTAAAAAGTGAAGGCGAAAAAGCTTTTTGTGCAGGAGCAAGTTTTGATGAACTTTTAGCCATCGAAGAGTTAGAAGCTTCTACAAAATTTTTTGGAGGTTTTGCTAAAGTTTTAAATGCAATGAGAAATTGCGGGAAAATTGTTGTCGTAAGAGTTCAGGGAAAAACAACTGGCGGTGGAGTAGGATTGGCTTGCGGTGCAGATTATTGTTTTGCAACCAAAGATTCGGCATTAGCTTTAACTGAAATTAATTTAGGAATTGGGCCTTTTGTAATAGGGCCTTATGTTGAAAGAAAAATTGGGAAATCTCAGTTTTCGGCAATGGCGATTGATGCAGATTTCAGGTCGGCAGAATGGGCAGAGCAGCATAATGTTTACCACTCAGTTTCAGAAAACATTGCTGAGATGGATTCTAAATTGGAGAAATTCTTAAATACTCTGGCTACAAGAAGCGAAGATGCTTTGGCGCTTATCAAAAAAGTTTCTTGGGAAGGTACGGAACATTTTAATGAATTAATGCCTGCAAGAATTCATATGAGTGCAAGTTTAATTCTCGAAGATTCTGCTAAGAAAAATATTGAGGCGATTAAAGAAAGATTAAGAGCTAAATAA